The following proteins are encoded in a genomic region of Pseudomonadota bacterium:
- a CDS encoding FAD-dependent oxidoreductase, whose product MVDYLIIGSGVAGLTAAEEIRKQDQKGSITIISEEDLPFYYRIRLNDFIAGEIPEEKLVAKNQAWYDEQKIIILTETRVIGADPETRTVFTDDNQEISYKRLLIATGSHSFVPPIPGTDLEGVFALRDISDARAIAHFADNITNAVIIGGGLLGLETGDALARLGKIITVVEFSPRLLPRQLDGPGASLLQGFFEKSGFSFRLDARTREINGTKSVTGVTLESGETLEAQMVIISAGVRPNMELAAPLGLKTDKGIQINQYMETSVNDIYAAGDVCQFQEIPPYGIWPAASQQGRIAGANMAGDKLAYSGTTISTKLKVAGIDLASAGEIDPENKFDCRIDSQADRYKKIVIDQNRIIGCILLGDTKKFTKYTKAITEKTELQDIPAELIPQ is encoded by the coding sequence ATGGTTGATTACCTGATCATCGGATCCGGGGTAGCAGGTTTGACCGCAGCCGAAGAAATCCGCAAACAGGACCAGAAAGGAAGTATCACCATAATCAGCGAAGAAGATCTTCCCTTTTATTATCGAATACGGCTCAATGATTTTATTGCCGGTGAAATCCCAGAGGAAAAACTCGTCGCAAAAAACCAGGCCTGGTATGACGAGCAGAAGATCATCATTCTTACCGAAACCCGGGTTATTGGTGCCGACCCGGAGACCAGAACCGTGTTCACCGATGATAATCAGGAAATTTCTTATAAGCGCCTGCTGATTGCCACCGGCAGTCACTCCTTTGTACCTCCCATTCCCGGCACTGACCTGGAGGGAGTGTTTGCGCTGCGGGATATCAGCGATGCACGGGCTATTGCGCATTTTGCCGACAATATTACCAATGCGGTGATTATCGGCGGCGGCCTGCTTGGGCTTGAAACCGGCGACGCCCTTGCCAGGCTCGGGAAAATAATTACCGTGGTGGAATTTTCCCCAAGGCTCCTGCCCCGTCAGCTTGACGGCCCAGGGGCATCGCTGCTTCAGGGATTTTTTGAAAAATCAGGATTTTCATTCAGGCTCGATGCCCGGACCAGAGAAATCAACGGAACGAAATCGGTAACCGGCGTCACCCTGGAAAGCGGTGAAACCCTTGAGGCGCAGATGGTAATCATTTCGGCAGGGGTGCGGCCGAACATGGAACTTGCCGCCCCCCTTGGTCTCAAAACCGATAAAGGCATCCAGATAAACCAGTACATGGAAACAAGTGTCAATGATATCTATGCGGCCGGCGACGTCTGCCAGTTCCAGGAAATACCACCATACGGGATCTGGCCGGCAGCCTCGCAGCAGGGGCGAATAGCCGGGGCCAATATGGCCGGGGACAAACTGGCATATTCGGGCACAACAATTTCCACCAAGCTCAAAGTGGCTGGAATCGATCTGGCTTCGGCAGGAGAAATCGACCCTGAGAACAAATTCGATTGCCGCATCGATTCCCAGGCGGACCGTTATAAAAAAATCGTCATCGATCAAAACAGAATAATCGGCTGC